In Paenibacillus stellifer, the DNA window GTTCTTCAGGTTATGCCTGCCGGCAAAACCGGCAGCACCTTGACGGCTTCGGGCAATATGGATCAGACCTATCTGACCCAGCAGTATTTGTCCGCCAACAATTTGTCGTCGGCCGATTACCAGCTGGTCATCTCCACGATGGACATGAAAGCCTTCAACAGCTATATCGAGGGTCATGCCAGTGCAGCCGATCCTACCAGCGGTCTGAACGGCGTGTACGATATGATCATCTTCGGCTTTCAGGATATGTATGACCGCATTACGACGCCGATGATTTCGGAGAAGGCCGCCCAAGCGGTCAAAGCTTTTGCGGTACAGACCAAGCAGAGCCTTATGCTTACCCATGATACGATCTTCGAAGATCCGTCCGCTCCTTATGCCGGGAGCAAAAATTCGGACGGAACCACCAATTACAACTACTGGAGTTATTATTTCCATGACCTGGTGGGCCAGTCGATGCCTCGCACCTACTTGGGCGGCGAGGCGGTCAACAGCGCAATCACGGTCGTGCCGGTTAATTCCGGGCTGCTTACCCAGTACCCGTTCAACCTCAGCACGGTGCCGCTCAAGAGCGACAACACCCGCTATCAGGTGGCGCGCACACATGACCAGTTCTTCCCGCTCGACCTGGAGCGGGCCGATGTTATTCCGTGGTACAACATCAAGAGCGATGCCAATATGCCGCAGCGCGATACAGACGACACGTATAATCATTTCTATACGTATTCCGTGGGCACCATCACGTTCTCCGGAACGGGCCACAGCAATACAAACTTCCCCGACTGGGAACAGAAGCTGTTCGTGAACACCATGTATCGCGCTTTTGCGGGGGCCAACCACGCGCCCGAGATCACCGTCAAGACGCCGACGGACAATCTGGAGAAGCCTTCGTACCAAGATAAAATTATGGTCAGCTATACCGTTCAGGACTATGATCTGAAGGACAAGGAGCTGACGACCAGCCTTCAGTTCAAAGTGGGCGACACGCCTCTTCAGGGATATTCCGTGCAGAATAAAGCTGTCCTGTCGGGGGATACAGTCAGCTTCACCTTCGATAACCCGCTGCCAAGAGGCGGCCAGTTGACCATTGAGATCACAGCCAAAGATAAGCAGGGCGCCGCATCTCTCAAGACGGTTCATGTCCCGATTACCCGGATCGACTCCAATCTGACGATCGGCCGCACGCTCTCCTCCAGTACGGTAGAGCGTGACAAGCCGGTTACGGTTCAATATACGGTAACCCCGGACCCGGTTCCGTATTTGTCCGTTGAAACGGGAGATCAAGGCATCGAATCGCTGGTGATTTCGAATGTGAAATACGAGGAGACCTTCCCGGCCAATCTGGAAGTCAGCGGTCTGTCGGTCAACGGCGCCAGCACCGGCTTCACGCGGACGGGATCGCTCCAGCAGGGCTATACCTTGTCCGGAAGCCTGGGGGATATCCAGTACAAGATGTCTGAAGTCAATGGCGTTAAAATGTACGTTCCCAATCCGGCGGACCCGATTACGTTCAGCGTGAGCGTCGTTCCGAAGGTCAAGCAGTCCTATTTGATGGATAACTCCAAAATCACCTTTGAGGATATTCACGCTACAGCGGGTGCGGCGGCCGCGCCGACGCCTTCGCCTTCTGCCTCTCCCACACCGGCGGCGAGCTTCCCGGGCTCCTCGGCTTCCGTCAACGCGCTGGGTATTGCGAGCGATTATTCAGTATTCATGCTGAATCAGATCAACTTCGTGAACAGCGGGTTCAGCAACAATTATCGCATGGCGGCGGGCGGGAATATTTCGATCGGCTCCTTCAGCCTTGGAGGCTCCCTGGGCAGCAATCCGGCCGGAGCCACCGTAGTGGCGGGCGGGAACTTAAGCTTAAGCATGAATGGCGGTTCTCTGAACGGCACGGCCTATTATGGAGGAACCGTTTCGGCTCCGAGTTATCTACTGGGCCAGACACGTCAGAATGCCAATTATATGAATTTCAACAGCATCGGAAGCGCACTGAAATCCCGTTCCGCCGGTCTGGCGAGTCTGTCCAAGACGGCCGACACTTACTATGATCCGAACGGATCCGTGGTACTGACAGGCACCAAGACCGACCTGAATGTCTTTGAGATCAACGCCGATGCAGCCAGGGAACTGCACAGCATCACCTTCAATGTTCCGTCAGGCTCGACGGTGCTGCTGAATATCGCAGGAACGGACGACAAGCTGATCAACGGCAGCATTAATTTGAACGGGGTATCCACGGCCAATGTCCTGTATAACTATTATCAGGCGACCAGCCTTTCGATCCAAAGCTACGGCATCGTGTATGGAACCATATTGGCGCCTTTGGCCAATATATCGTTCACAGGATCGTTCGAAGGATCGGTTATCGGAGGCTCCATCACGGAAGGCAGCGGCGGACATTCGTTCACCGGATCGCCGTTCTCCGGCAGTCTGCCGGACACACCGTCGGCTACTCCTACACCCGCTGCGACGGCCTCGCCGCCTCCGGCATCGGCAACTCCTTCAGCTTCGCCCGCAGTTAGAGAGACGAAGACCTTGTACTTCAGTCCGCTGGCTTTCGAAGCGATTGTCAAGGTGTCGGCCATTACGCTGTCCGACGCGGATGTCCGAGTCGGCAGCGAGGTGAAGCTGTTCCCGGTGATTACGCCGGATGACGCCAATAACAAGAATGTGGCCTGGACATCTGCCAATCCCGGTATTGCTTCAGTCGATCCCAATACGGGTGTAGTGAAAGGCATAACCGCCGGCGAGACGACCGTTACGGTAACGGTCAGGGATGGCAGTAATGTCTCTGCTACCGCGCATATCCATGTAATCTCGCCAAATTTGTCCATTCAAGGCCCGGGCATCGCCAAGGTTGGAGAATCCATTTCCTTGCAGGCCGTCTACAATACAATACAGGAAACGGTCACCGGCTATGAATGGTCGGTCCAGGGCGGAAACAGCGCAACCGGCAGTATAACGAAGAGCGTCCCGGACGGCAGCACAGCCGTCTTCCAGGCAACCCAGTCCGGCACCTACACGGTACAGGTAACCGTCAAGACAGACGCGAACCCCTCCGGGGTCACGGCAACGAAGACGATTAACGTCGGTCTGAACGGTCTGGTCATTCAAGGAACGCCCAATGTGTACCTGAACAACAGCACTGCTTTAACCGCAGTCCCCGATCCGGTTACGGCATCCCATGAGCAGTACGCCTGGAGCCTGGTGAACAGCGGCGATCTCGCTTACGGCGGATTTGTCGATAGCCAGGGCAACACGGTGGCTTCGCTGACCACCTCAAGCGCAACCGTATCATTCAAGGGAACCGGCGTGACGGACGGCATCGGCATAATTGTCACAGCCGCCGGGACCACAAGCAGCGCCTTTACCGTGAAAGTGCTGAAAGAGCCTGACCTGCAGTTCTACCCGGCCTCCGGCGTGATCGCCGTTGGCGATAAGCTTGAACTGCTGCCTAATCTGCATACCATTCCTTATGGAGATGTTCCGCAGAATCTCGTTCCGAGACTGCACTGGAGCATTCTTGGCAGAGGAAGCAGCCCGGCCGTCTCGCTGACGCAGTCGGGAACGGTAACAGGTCTGCGGAAGGGATCGGAGCAGATCCAGGTTTCTTACCAGACCGTAAGCGGCAATACCGTGACCGCCACCTATACAATCAAAGTGACGGCGCCGGAAGATACCGGAGAGAACCGCTACTAGAAGCACAAGCAGAAGCATAGCCTAATCAAGATTTGCCCCGTCAGCAAGTCTTCTTAAGTTGAAAGAGCATCTATTCCTCAATAAGCAAGCAAAAGCGGCAGTTCAAAGTCACCTTTCTTGAACTGCCGCTTTTGAGTTGGTATATGCGAGGACGCCTGGTATCAGAGCCGCATTCGTCTCGGCGCCTTTTAAAATTCAAACCTAAGCTGAAGCTCCTAACACAAACCAGGGGCCGTCTTGGGGACGGCCCCTGCCTATAACCTCTAAAGGTCCGTTTAAGGCTTCAACTCAACCGGTCCGGCGTGGATGCTGATCATCTTCACCCGGGGCAGGCCCACCTTCTGGTCCTCGAAGACCTGCTCGTTGTAGCGGACCTGGAACCGGGAGGCGGCTGGTTCGGTCTGATCTTGATTCTCGAAGCTGAAAGCATATTGGCCGGGTACGGCCGATACTTTGCCTACCACCGCATTGATCGTAAGATCACCTTTGGCGAAGAAGCCGCCGTCAATCGAGAAGACGGAACCGACGCCGTACAGCTCGGCGGTGCTGTCGGTATAGAAGAACGCCCGCAGCTCCGTTACTTTATCCTGATCCTTGAATTCATCCACCCGATTCACTAGCACGGCCCCCTTGGAAATCACGACAAGTTCCTTGTTGTCCTTCCCGGTAATGCTGGCGTTCACGATATTTGTGCTTCCGAGCGTGTAGAGGGTGGAGTCGAACCGGACATCTCCTTTAATATTCAGGTTGCCTACCACCAGCAGATTCGCCTGCACCGTAATCGGCGCTGCCGAGCTGTAGTTATCGATGTTCAGATTGCCGTTGACAATTAGCCAATGCGAAGTTGCTTCCGTCTGGCTGCCGCCGGCCTTGGCGGTGTCGGTGATCTCATTCAAGGTTACGCCGTCAAGGTTCAGATCGCCGTTATAGATCGCGCTGCTGTTCAAATGGGCCAGCTGTGATTTGAAGGCCTGCACGGCTTCGTTGTACAGCTGCTCTCTCTTCACGGCCAATTCTTCCTCAGTCAAGCTGTCATCCGTATACCCGTTAAAATCCGCTCTCTCCGGCATTCTTAAGACCGGCACGGTCTGCGAGCCGATTGCCCCCGAGCCATCCTCCCGAATAAACGATTGGGCCAGCCGGCTGCCCCGGCTGATCGCACTCTCCCCGCTCTTCGGGCCTTCGGCTCCGTAATACGTACTCGCCAAAGCCGCCTTGTTGCCGGATGAACCGGATGCCTCGGCCACCTTGTCCAGGAACGAGTCCTCGACATCGATCTGCACGAAAGTGTTCTTTTTCTTAACAAGCGAGTTCTCGTAGGTCTTCTTCACCCGCTCATCCACCCGGTTATACTGGTCTTCATCATTGATCGGCACTGTGCTGTAATCCGCCCCGCTCCAGTACCGCAATGAGTCCAGCGACTGCACATGGGCTTCACCGTCAATCAAGGGGTAGAGCGAGCTCTCGGTCAGATCGGCGCCGGCATGCTTGTATTGAGCGATGGGACTGAGCTTAAGCTGATTTCCAGCATATACGTTGCCCTGGGTGTACGGAGCCCCGTTCAGAATCACGTTTCCTTCCGATCCGAGCGAATAATTGAGGAAGTCAGGGAAAGTTGTAATTTCCACCCGCTGCTCCAGGGTGCGCGAGACGCCGTTCACGTTCGCATTGGCCCGGATCACGACGACGTACTGGCTGCCTGTGGATGCGGAATCGTCCAGCGTAATGCCGGTGATCTCGTTGGCGCCGCCTTGAAGGCTCGTATTGGATGCAAAATCGGCCGTTTTATTCTGAAGCCCCGCCAGAAACGTATGAATCTGCCCGTCCAGCTCTTCTTGCGGAATATCGGAGCCGCTCTCCAGCCGGCGGTTCAAATCAGCCGTAATATAGGCGATCACTTCATCAATCTTCTTCTGCGCGAGATGCAGGCTCTGCACATCATTCTCCCGCGTCTCGGTCCGCTGCGCTCCGCTCAAGGTCGCGCTCAGCACGCCCACTCCCAGAATCGTAAGCAGCAGGACAATGAACATGACGAGCACGAGCGCCGAGCCATGCTGCGAGGCGAAACGTTCCCTCAGTTTTCTCAGTTCCCTCGGCCCCCTTGCAACTCGGCTGCCGCTGCCGGCTCTTCTGCGACTCGACATGTGCCGCTCCCCCTAAAATCCAAATTGGCTGTTAAGCTCCAGCTTGTTCTCTTCGCTTCCCTCATACTTCAGCACCAGCTTGATCTGAATGGTTCCCGATTCGCACAGCGCGCCAACCGTACAGGATCGCCCGTCCGCCGTGGAGGCGGTGATCACCGAATCCCCAAGCTCGGAATTTACGGCGATCGGCGAGGCTGTGCCCGAACCGGTCCCGCTGCCCGATATGACGATCTCGCTGCCGCTGACGACAATCGTCTCCGGCGGGGCATCGCTTCTCTGAAGCTCAATGCCGCCGGCGGTGTTCTGAACCCGTTCGGGTCCGTACGTATACAGCTTCGTAATAATCGAAGACATAATCAGATCGGCTTCGTCCCGCAGCTCATTTTGAACCGTGATCTTGTGATAGCTGCGGAAGCCGAACATGGTCACACCGGAGATCAGACCCGCAATCATGGCAAAAATCGTGAGCGAGGCGATCAGCTCGATCAGGGTGAATCCCTCTTGACGGGAGGAGAGGCGCTTAGCGAATTCTTTCATCCGTGATATATCCCTCCACCTCAACGTTATAGTCCGGCTGACCGCCCGCGTCCTCGCGCCGCACCTGCACCTTGACCGGAAGCAGATAGGCCCGGGATGAGGTCTGGTCGATGTCCGCGGTCCCGCCCGGAGACGACGGCTGCGGCTGCTCATCCCAAATTTCCGGCTGGTACACAACCCTGATCTGATACGCAATGCCGTTCACCGTAGGATGCAGCACGCTCGCCAGAGAACCTGTAAAGCCCGAAGACGGCGTATCTGCCGTTATGGCATTGGCCCCTGACGCTGCTCCGTTCGCGGCTTGATCCAAGTAAATCTTTTTCACACCGTCAAAGTCCTGCTTCTGCATATAAAAAAGCGCGTTCCGCGCCAGATTGACCATTATCGTCTTGTTCTGGTTCGATTTCGAATAGGACATGGCGTTGATAAAATAAGAGGTCAGCACAAGAGACACGATCGCCAAAATGACAATCGCCGCCAGCACTTCTATCAGCGTGAAGCCCTTCTCCTCTTTTAGGCCAAACCGCATCCCTCTCTGCCTCCCGAAAGCATGTCCATATTCACACTTGTATGTCTTTTGGACTATATCTTCTATTATAAATCCCAGATATGGAAGTCTACAATCTCTAATTCTACTTATATATCGGCAAAAGTTTGTGGTATGATTTGCACTGAAGGGAGGATTTTGATTATGGCTTTAATCGAATGCCGCTTTTATTCAGACACGCTGGGATTGAGCACATCCATGACCGTGATTTTGCCCCAGCAGACCACGACTCAAATCGGAATGAGCAACACTGTACGTGAAAGCGCTCTCCACCCAACGCTGTATCTCCTGCACGGGTTATCGGATGACGATTCCATCTGGCTTCGCCGCACCTCGATCGAACGTTATGTCGCCGATATGGGGCTGGCGGTAGTTATGCCGAGCGTGCACCGCAGCTTCTATACGGACATGGCCTGGGGCGGCCGCTACTGGAGCTTCATCAGCGAAGAGCTGCCGGCGCTGGCCCGTTCCTTCTTCCCGCTGTCGCCCAAGCGCGAGGATAATTTCGTGGCGGGACTGTCCATGGGCGGTTACGGCGCCATGAAGCTGGGTCTGCGGAGACCGGACGCTTACGCCGCCGCAGCCAGTCTCTCGGGAGCGCTCGATATGGCGCACAACTATATAAACGAGGAAGACCCAAGCGTCAAGTCGAAGGAGTATGAAATGATCTTCGGAACCGAAGACATCGCGGGAACCGACGAGGATCTGCTGTCGCTGCTGACCAAAGTCGATGCCGCAAGCGGTCCTAAGCCGCTGCTGTACCAGTGCTGCGGCACGGAGGATTTCCTGTACGCGGACAATCAGCGGTTTCGCGAAGCCTGCAAGGCGACATCCCTCTCGCTTACATATGAGGAAGGGCCGGGAACCCATGAATGGGGCTACTGGGACGCCAAAATTCAGGATGTGCTGAAGTGGCTGCCGCTGAAATAATCAGGTTTTTGGCCGACTGAACACAACATTGGAGTGAAACAGCAAAAGCTGGATACGGCATTAGGCAGAATACGACGATAGGCCAAAAACAGCAAAGCTGAACATACAAAAACAGCTGTTCCGCAAAGGGAGCAGCTGTTCTTTTTATACTCATGATCCGGGTTCACTGATGTTCTCGAGCTTGCGTGATCGGCTCATATGATTGACTTATGCTACTTGGCTTCCGCCGCACGCGCCTCCACCCACAGCTTCGCTTCCTTCAGGCTCTCCTCTGCGCGTGTAATCGCAGCCTGCACCTGTACGGTCGCCGTACCGCCGTATACGTTGCGGGCATTCACCACCGCCTCCGGCTGAAGCACGGCATAGATCTGCTCGTCGAAGAGCGGCGAGAACTGCTTGAATTCATCCAGCGTCAGATCCAGCAGGAATTTGCCTTCGTTGATGCAGTAGAGCACCGTTTTGCCGATGACTTCATGCGCCTGACGGAACGGCAGCCCCTTGCCAACCAGGAAGTCCGCAATATCCGTGGCGTTGGAGAAGTCGGTGTTCACCGCTTCCCGCATCCGTCCCTTGTTCACCTTCATCGTGGCGATCATCGGAGCGAACAGCTGCAGCGCGCCGGTGAGCGTCGCCACCGTGTCGAACATGCCTTCCTTATCTTCCTGCATATCCTTGTTGTAGGCAAGCGGAAGGGACTTCAGCACGGTCAGCAGGCCCATAAGGTTGCCGTAGACGCGGCCCGTCTTGCCCCGCACAAGCTCCGGCACATCGGGGTTCTTCTTCTGCGGCATGATGCTGCTGCCGGTGCAGAACGCGTCGTCCAGCTCCACGAAGCTGAATTCCGTGCTGCTCCACAGCACCAGCTCCTCGCTCAGGCGCGACAGATGCGTCATGATCAGCGAGGCGCTCGCCAGGAACTCGACGATAAAATCGCGGTCGCTGACAGCGTCCAGGCTGTTCTCGTACACGCTGTCGAAGCCGAGCTGCTCCGCCACAAAATGCCGGTCGATCGGGAACGTCGTTCCCGCCAGCGCCCCGGCGCCCAGCGGCAGTACGTTGATGCGCTTGTAGCTGTCGGTCAGCCGCTCCGCATCCCGGCGGAACATCGATACATAAGCCAGCAGATGATGCGCGAACAGAATCGGCTGCGCCCGCTGCAGATGCGTATAGCCCGGCACGATCGTCTCCACATTGTCCTTCGCCTGCCCGATCAGTGCCTCCTGAACATTGTGCAGCAGATCAACCAGCTCCACGACCCGGTTCCGCAGATAGAGATGCATATCCGTTGCCACCTGGTCGTTGCGGCTGCGACCCGTATGCAGCTTGCCGCCGACCGGCCCGATTTCCTGGATCAGATGCTTCTCGATATTCATATGGATGTCTTCATCCGAGACGGAGAACTCCACTTCTCCGGCACGCACCTTCTCCAGCACCTTCTGAAGCCCCTGCTTGATCGTCTCCACGTCTTCCTGCGGCAGAATTCCGCATTTGCCCAGCATCGTCACATGGGCCAGACTGCCCTGCACGTCTTCTTCCGCCAGCGCCTTGTCAAACCCGATGGAAGCCGTGTATTCTTCCACCAGCTTGTTCGTCCCTTTGGTAAAACGTCCGCCCCAAAGCTTGCTCACCGCTGTCTTCCTCCTTGTAAAAAAAATGCTTGTCCATTCCATCCCTGTATTTCATGGAAAAACCCGGGCTCGTGAGGCGCAAAAGCCGTCCCCGGTCCGGGTGTGTTTCATTTCATCATACCGCCAACGTGAAGTCGTCATGACGCCATTATAGCACCATCACGCCGCCGAGGTGAATGAACCCCGCGCGCTCCGGTCCCGGCCGCCGATGCTTCCCTCATCGGAGGACCCGGACCGCGAAGCCGCCGCAGGCCACTACCGAGCGCTTACTTCGCCGATTCGGCCACGCCGGCCGATACTTTCAGGCGCAGCGCGTTGAGACGGATGAATCCGGTCGCGTCGCCCTGATCGTAAGCCTGCGTCGGGTCGGCTTCCATCGTCGCGATGTTCGGGTTGTACAGGCTGACCGGGCTCTTGACGCCCGCAGCGATAATGTTGCCCTTGTACAGCTTCAGACGAACCGTGCCGGTTACGTTCTGCTGGCTCTCGGTAACAAGCGCCTGGATCGCTTTGCGTTCCGGCGCGAACCAGAAGCCGTTATAGACCAGCGTGCTGTAACGCGTAATCAGGCTGTCGCGTACGTTCATGACTTCGCGGTCCATCGTGATGGATTCCATTTTGCGGTGAGCGGTGAACAGGATCGTGCCCCCCGGCGTCTCGTATACGCCGCGGCTCTTCATGCCGACGAAGCGGTTCTCCACCATGTCGACCCGGCCGATGCCATGCTTGCCG includes these proteins:
- a CDS encoding DUF5057 domain-containing protein, whose translation is MRLANRRKLFIFGGIAAVAIVLVAAIWVFMPDVEATDNDTHPIRILEITDPTSSTLGTDGSELASLKGQANITVDTVTMKKFVSLRDNWDGKYDAVYIAKGDYSKTLVDSLSSYSSDKRSAAHNTLAVQNDITNLKVQEIKSYFIDKGLYVFLRDETFTNQNTAAKQGKLYAAFNPYRTATGAKSNVVFLKGADLDTFIQKIINRSTPYLAGLTCRPQLTITNRSDLISYSSDPRHTYSSGDTLSFSIRLGNVSANLANQPVRVKLYMNIDSSAVMTENDVVAALDMKSQSGTLTYKLPQTFSGPLYWKLEASDPSTGLKSSDSDSILYKGIKPVIKVLQVMPAGKTGSTLTASGNMDQTYLTQQYLSANNLSSADYQLVISTMDMKAFNSYIEGHASAADPTSGLNGVYDMIIFGFQDMYDRITTPMISEKAAQAVKAFAVQTKQSLMLTHDTIFEDPSAPYAGSKNSDGTTNYNYWSYYFHDLVGQSMPRTYLGGEAVNSAITVVPVNSGLLTQYPFNLSTVPLKSDNTRYQVARTHDQFFPLDLERADVIPWYNIKSDANMPQRDTDDTYNHFYTYSVGTITFSGTGHSNTNFPDWEQKLFVNTMYRAFAGANHAPEITVKTPTDNLEKPSYQDKIMVSYTVQDYDLKDKELTTSLQFKVGDTPLQGYSVQNKAVLSGDTVSFTFDNPLPRGGQLTIEITAKDKQGAASLKTVHVPITRIDSNLTIGRTLSSSTVERDKPVTVQYTVTPDPVPYLSVETGDQGIESLVISNVKYEETFPANLEVSGLSVNGASTGFTRTGSLQQGYTLSGSLGDIQYKMSEVNGVKMYVPNPADPITFSVSVVPKVKQSYLMDNSKITFEDIHATAGAAAAPTPSPSASPTPAASFPGSSASVNALGIASDYSVFMLNQINFVNSGFSNNYRMAAGGNISIGSFSLGGSLGSNPAGATVVAGGNLSLSMNGGSLNGTAYYGGTVSAPSYLLGQTRQNANYMNFNSIGSALKSRSAGLASLSKTADTYYDPNGSVVLTGTKTDLNVFEINADAARELHSITFNVPSGSTVLLNIAGTDDKLINGSINLNGVSTANVLYNYYQATSLSIQSYGIVYGTILAPLANISFTGSFEGSVIGGSITEGSGGHSFTGSPFSGSLPDTPSATPTPAATASPPPASATPSASPAVRETKTLYFSPLAFEAIVKVSAITLSDADVRVGSEVKLFPVITPDDANNKNVAWTSANPGIASVDPNTGVVKGITAGETTVTVTVRDGSNVSATAHIHVISPNLSIQGPGIAKVGESISLQAVYNTIQETVTGYEWSVQGGNSATGSITKSVPDGSTAVFQATQSGTYTVQVTVKTDANPSGVTATKTINVGLNGLVIQGTPNVYLNNSTALTAVPDPVTASHEQYAWSLVNSGDLAYGGFVDSQGNTVASLTTSSATVSFKGTGVTDGIGIIVTAAGTTSSAFTVKVLKEPDLQFYPASGVIAVGDKLELLPNLHTIPYGDVPQNLVPRLHWSILGRGSSPAVSLTQSGTVTGLRKGSEQIQVSYQTVSGNTVTATYTIKVTAPEDTGENRY
- a CDS encoding PulJ/GspJ family protein; the encoded protein is MKEFAKRLSSRQEGFTLIELIASLTIFAMIAGLISGVTMFGFRSYHKITVQNELRDEADLIMSSIITKLYTYGPERVQNTAGGIELQRSDAPPETIVVSGSEIVISGSGTGSGTASPIAVNSELGDSVITASTADGRSCTVGALCESGTIQIKLVLKYEGSEENKLELNSQFGF
- a CDS encoding prepilin-type N-terminal cleavage/methylation domain-containing protein, translated to MRFGLKEEKGFTLIEVLAAIVILAIVSLVLTSYFINAMSYSKSNQNKTIMVNLARNALFYMQKQDFDGVKKIYLDQAANGAASGANAITADTPSSGFTGSLASVLHPTVNGIAYQIRVVYQPEIWDEQPQPSSPGGTADIDQTSSRAYLLPVKVQVRREDAGGQPDYNVEVEGYITDERIR
- a CDS encoding alpha/beta hydrolase — its product is MALIECRFYSDTLGLSTSMTVILPQQTTTQIGMSNTVRESALHPTLYLLHGLSDDDSIWLRRTSIERYVADMGLAVVMPSVHRSFYTDMAWGGRYWSFISEELPALARSFFPLSPKREDNFVAGLSMGGYGAMKLGLRRPDAYAAAASLSGALDMAHNYINEEDPSVKSKEYEMIFGTEDIAGTDEDLLSLLTKVDAASGPKPLLYQCCGTEDFLYADNQRFREACKATSLSLTYEEGPGTHEWGYWDAKIQDVLKWLPLK
- the argH gene encoding argininosuccinate lyase, which produces MSKLWGGRFTKGTNKLVEEYTASIGFDKALAEEDVQGSLAHVTMLGKCGILPQEDVETIKQGLQKVLEKVRAGEVEFSVSDEDIHMNIEKHLIQEIGPVGGKLHTGRSRNDQVATDMHLYLRNRVVELVDLLHNVQEALIGQAKDNVETIVPGYTHLQRAQPILFAHHLLAYVSMFRRDAERLTDSYKRINVLPLGAGALAGTTFPIDRHFVAEQLGFDSVYENSLDAVSDRDFIVEFLASASLIMTHLSRLSEELVLWSSTEFSFVELDDAFCTGSSIMPQKKNPDVPELVRGKTGRVYGNLMGLLTVLKSLPLAYNKDMQEDKEGMFDTVATLTGALQLFAPMIATMKVNKGRMREAVNTDFSNATDIADFLVGKGLPFRQAHEVIGKTVLYCINEGKFLLDLTLDEFKQFSPLFDEQIYAVLQPEAVVNARNVYGGTATVQVQAAITRAEESLKEAKLWVEARAAEAK